One genomic region from Prunus persica cultivar Lovell chromosome G3, Prunus_persica_NCBIv2, whole genome shotgun sequence encodes:
- the LOC109948080 gene encoding uncharacterized protein At4g04775-like: MSESSTYSNCSQRYCKCGSEIKRRTSWTDLNSRRRFEACCNNRNNKRELHFFTWVENETCPRGKEILPGLLRRLRGMEDELRATPENFRVMEEEKNKLEQKLREEEEEIKILKKQNL, from the exons ATGTCGGAGAGTTCAACATATTCAAATTGTAGCCAGCGTTACTGCAAGTGTGGATCGGAAATCAAACGCCGGACTTCATGGACAGATCTGAATTCTAGAAGAAGATTTGAGGCATGTTGCAATAATCGG AACAATAAGAGGGAGTTGCATTTTTTCACATGGGTGGAGAATGAAACATGCCCACGAGGAAAGGAAATCTTGCCTGGGTTACTTAGAAGACTAAGAGGAATGGAGGACGAATTGAGAGCAACGCCGGAGAATTTCAGAGTGatggaagaagagaagaataaattaGAGCAAAAActgagagaagaggaagaagaaatcaagattttaaaaaaacagaatctGTGA
- the LOC18783419 gene encoding uncharacterized protein LOC18783419 translates to MAALLSLHTISKLQANLSTSRVTVKPRAALHGAQRMRVPYELKQEQSRLFHQLPSGLNMEVIVQKGVAEKESAEKESDEKKERTSENPPLVFVHGSYHAAWCWAEHWMPFFSASGYDCYAVSLLGQGESDAPSASVAGTLQTHASDVADFICKKLTFPPVLIGHSFGGLIIQYYIANAKADQFLDMRDFFPELTGAALVCSVPPSGNSGLVWRYLFSKPIAAFKVTRSLAAKGFQTSLPLCKETFFSATMEDHLVLRYQELMKKSSRMPLFDLRKLNAALPVPSVPKSAIEVLVLGANDDFIVDAEGLKETGRFYGVSPICVEAVAHDMMLDCLWDKGAKVILSWLKDLKK, encoded by the exons ATGGCTGCTCTCCTCTCCCTTCACACCATCTCCAAACTTCAAGCCAACCTCTCTACTTCGAGGGTTACGGTAAAGCCCCGAGCTGCCCTCCATGGAGCTCAGAGAATGCGAGTCCCTTACGAGCTCAAGCAGGAACAGTCTCGTCTTTTCCACCAGCTCCCCTCTGGCCTCAACATGGAGGTAATTGTGCAGAAGGGAGTTGCAGAAAAAGAATCTGCAGAAAAAGAATCAGATGAGAAAAAGGAGAGAACAAGTGAAAACCCAcctcttgtttttgttcatgGAAGCTACCATGCTGCTTGGTGCTGGGCTGAGCACTGGATGCCTTTCTTTTCAGCTTCTGGGTATGATTGTTATGCGGTTAGCTTGTTGGGCCAG GGTGAAAGTGATGCACCCAGTGCTTCTGTTGCTGGTACTCTCCAG ACACATGCAAGTGATGTTGCTGACTTCATCTGCAAAAAACTCACTTTTCCACCAGTGTTGATCGGCCACTCTTTTGGAGGTCTCATCATTCAGTACTATATTGCAAACGCTAAAGCTGACCAATTTTTAG ACATGAGAGATTTTTTCCCTGAGCTTACGGGGGCTGCACTTGTCTGTTCTGTACCTCCTTCGGGCAATAG tGGATTAGTGTGGCGCTATCTCTTTTCCAAACCTATTGCTGCTTTTAAG GTTACACGTAGCTTGGCAGCAAAAGGATTTCAaacttctcttcctctttgtaAGGAGACATTTTTTTCTGCAACAATGGAGGATCACCTAGTTTTACG TTATCAAGAGCTAATGAAGAAAAGTTCAAGAATGCCATTATTTGATCTGCGGAAGCTCAATGCAGCGCTTCCAGTTCCTTCAGTGCCAAAATCGGCTATTGAAGTCCTTGTGTTGGGTGCAAATGACGATTTCATCGTG GATGCTGAAGGTCTCAAAGAAACAGGCCGGTTTTATGGTGTCTCTCCAATATGTGTTGAAGCGGTTGCCCATGACATGATGTTGGACTGTTTATGGGATAAGGGTGCAAAAGTTATCCTATCATGGCTAAAAGATTTGAAGAAATAG